In the Colletotrichum lupini chromosome 1, complete sequence genome, one interval contains:
- a CDS encoding acetyltransferase, which yields MAAKTFQRYVKVVDVSSVATVTGTAKIAAWAKWDTSMPAERGRRYPPWAGDMPSEVCDLFFAREEAERGRVMGGEGHYYLDTLVTHPEYQRRGAASMLLAWGCALADEDGVAAYVDASKAGKGLYERFGFVDESLDGDGDVASMVRRRR from the exons ATGGCGGCGAAGACGTTTCAGCGGTATGTCAAGGTCGTTGATGTGAGCAGCGTTGCTACCGTGACCGGAACGGCGAAG ATTGCGGCGTGGGCCAAGTGGGATACGAGTATGCCGGCCGAGAGGGGCCGGCGGTATCCTCCTTGGGCGGGGGATATGCCTTCCGAGGTGTGTGATTTGTTCTTTGCTAGGGAGGAGGCGGAGAGGGGGCGGGTTATGGGTGGTGAGGGGCATTATT ATCTCGACACGTTGGTCACGCATCCGGAATACCAGCGGCGGGGCGCGGCGTCCATGTTGCTCGCGTGGGGGTGTGCGCTTGCGGATGAGGATGGAGTCGCGGCGTATGTGGATGCTAGTAAGGCGGGTAAGGGGCTGTATGAGAGGTTTGGTTTTGTGGATGAGAGTTTGGATGGGGACGGGGATGTTGCGTCCATGGTGAGGCGGAGGCGATGA